A region of uncultured Desulfobacter sp. DNA encodes the following proteins:
- a CDS encoding glycosyltransferase family 4 protein, whose protein sequence is MPSLRETLTGHTRENCTIEVILPRYDLFSDDLSPVSTQQTDAYKVHVALCRWLPVIKAFRNRIGQVFGRNTIPYPIRWMTNVLMLFLLTISLVKTGKKVCGQGEFFPNLVYAHNQYAALAGFILGKILKVPNTTRLYGTFLADLMKKPFIFLRYPTAAAGYLIPSNLLICANDGTRGDEVAKKFGIPNHRFRFWQNGIDPPSEKPVTTRQDLVNRFGPKLRMESIWAISCSRLSNWKRIDRMLHAIDFCKSQKVDCQLIVAGDGPEKENLERLAITLGIEDRVIWMGAVGHDDIWELMNVADIFMITNNVTNRCNPLFEATWANLPVISVKDPSTSDLLNDKGNALLSDKNDGEQLGQNLAILCKNMGLMEKMKVEQKKMADSFWTWEERMRTEVVELEKLIISSGK, encoded by the coding sequence ATGCCTTCTCTACGGGAGACCTTAACCGGACATACCAGGGAAAACTGTACAATTGAGGTCATTCTGCCGAGATATGACTTGTTTTCCGATGATCTTTCTCCAGTGAGCACCCAACAGACTGATGCGTATAAAGTTCATGTCGCCCTCTGCAGATGGCTTCCAGTGATAAAAGCATTCCGCAATAGAATCGGCCAGGTGTTTGGAAGAAATACAATCCCCTACCCCATCCGCTGGATGACAAATGTTTTGATGCTGTTTTTATTGACAATAAGCCTTGTTAAAACTGGAAAAAAAGTATGTGGTCAAGGGGAATTTTTTCCGAACCTTGTTTATGCCCATAACCAGTATGCGGCATTGGCAGGCTTTATTCTCGGAAAAATATTAAAGGTTCCCAATACAACAAGGCTCTATGGGACCTTCCTGGCGGATTTGATGAAAAAACCTTTTATTTTCCTCAGGTATCCCACCGCAGCGGCCGGGTATCTGATACCGTCCAACCTGCTGATCTGTGCCAATGACGGTACCAGGGGAGATGAAGTGGCTAAAAAGTTTGGAATTCCAAATCATCGGTTTCGATTCTGGCAGAATGGTATTGATCCGCCTTCGGAAAAACCGGTAACGACAAGACAGGATTTAGTAAATCGTTTTGGGCCAAAATTGAGAATGGAAAGCATATGGGCGATTTCCTGCTCTCGTTTAAGCAATTGGAAACGAATCGACAGAATGCTGCATGCCATTGATTTCTGCAAAAGCCAAAAAGTGGATTGCCAATTAATTGTCGCAGGAGACGGGCCTGAAAAAGAGAACCTGGAAAGACTGGCCATAACCCTTGGAATAGAGGACCGTGTTATCTGGATGGGAGCGGTTGGCCATGATGACATATGGGAATTGATGAATGTGGCAGATATTTTTATGATCACCAACAATGTTACCAACAGGTGTAATCCCCTTTTTGAGGCGACGTGGGCAAATCTTCCGGTTATTTCCGTTAAAGATCCTTCTACATCGGATTTACTAAATGATAAAGGCAATGCCTTGTTGTCAGATAAAAATGATGGCGAACAATTGGGCCAGAACCTGGCCATTCTTTGCAAAAACATGGGCCTTATGGAAAAAATGAAGGTGGAACAGAAAAAAATGGCAGACTCTTTCTGGACATGGGAAGAAAGAATGAGAACAGAAGTCGTGGAACTTGAAAAGCTTATTATATCTTCGGGTAAATAA
- a CDS encoding polysaccharide deacetylase family protein: MNQKPYPSTIILPKQPSKKLAKYCYNSVLNGTSLLVERGVFFDGHIEELAPLTFSLEKTNFLGLTGSDNQNSITVKQYKLNKGSIFYLPFSLTKYWENWQRSRRFISIGENAFVFEELCTIHKKNLHKIVVEVLKQAFFKSGVPYIHKWYFPGKNRSVFCFRGDADGGPKENYLQWLDTVKPYAENTSVFFCTSQYQNKKELIKASLDAGLEIGSHNHWHIVFPERLTNQISLRKSEDILKSANIVPRGFVAPAYFWHPSLYKLLEDKKYLYSSCFRINHDGLPYLPSIDGRLGKVLEIPFHCLGDRFPVSGIPLDDTKVYSFFKEIIAKKYAAAEPMFFYGHPDIEGRMGTTPELIRFIMETARSFSDVKPMQLSEYANWWFRRNHFKPQCVYDSECSELFFSNNPLDGNEDQSIFLRVEHSNGITYLINPNKSLNNGQIDKIPFNVIQSPNGDATGEVVYRGPDPKDSIFSWQKRKKIKRFLNAYKEVYI; encoded by the coding sequence ATGAACCAGAAACCATATCCCTCTACGATCATTTTACCAAAGCAACCGTCTAAAAAACTGGCAAAATATTGCTACAATTCTGTGTTAAACGGCACATCCCTTTTGGTTGAACGGGGTGTCTTCTTTGATGGGCATATAGAAGAGTTAGCACCATTAACGTTTTCTCTTGAAAAAACAAATTTTTTGGGGTTGACGGGTTCAGATAATCAGAATTCGATCACGGTTAAACAATATAAACTCAACAAGGGATCTATTTTCTATTTGCCGTTTTCATTGACAAAATACTGGGAAAACTGGCAACGATCCCGTCGTTTTATCTCTATTGGTGAGAATGCGTTTGTCTTTGAAGAGCTTTGTACGATCCATAAAAAAAATTTGCATAAAATAGTAGTAGAGGTTTTAAAGCAGGCCTTTTTCAAAAGTGGTGTACCATATATTCACAAGTGGTATTTCCCTGGTAAGAATCGTTCTGTTTTCTGTTTTCGGGGCGATGCTGATGGTGGACCCAAAGAAAATTATCTGCAATGGTTAGATACTGTAAAACCCTATGCTGAAAATACTTCGGTGTTTTTTTGCACAAGCCAGTATCAAAACAAAAAAGAGTTGATAAAGGCTTCCCTGGATGCAGGACTGGAGATTGGAAGTCATAACCACTGGCACATTGTTTTTCCCGAACGATTAACCAATCAGATTTCTTTAAGGAAATCAGAAGATATACTTAAATCGGCAAATATTGTTCCAAGGGGCTTTGTGGCTCCTGCCTATTTTTGGCATCCCTCTTTGTATAAACTTTTGGAAGACAAAAAATATTTATATTCTTCCTGTTTTCGCATCAATCACGATGGATTGCCCTATCTCCCGAGTATTGATGGCCGCTTGGGAAAGGTTTTGGAAATCCCGTTCCATTGTCTGGGAGATCGCTTTCCTGTATCTGGAATCCCTTTGGACGACACCAAGGTTTATAGTTTTTTTAAAGAGATTATAGCAAAAAAGTATGCCGCGGCAGAGCCCATGTTTTTTTATGGACATCCGGATATCGAGGGACGAATGGGTACCACACCTGAATTGATTCGATTCATTATGGAGACTGCACGATCATTCAGTGACGTTAAACCGATGCAGTTATCCGAGTATGCAAACTGGTGGTTCCGGCGCAATCATTTTAAACCGCAATGTGTATATGATTCAGAATGTTCAGAACTGTTCTTTAGTAACAATCCCTTAGATGGCAACGAAGATCAAAGCATATTTCTGCGTGTCGAACATTCCAATGGCATCACGTACCTTATAAATCCTAATAAAAGCCTTAATAACGGCCAAATAGATAAAATTCCCTTTAATGTCATTCAATCGCCCAATGGGGATGCGACGGGAGAGGTCGTTTACCGTGGACCGGATCCGAAAGATTCCATCTTTAGCTGGCAGAAAAGAAAAAAAATAAAACGTTTTTTGAATGCATACAAAGAAGTATATATTTAA